CCGGTCCTGACCCGGGGCCGGCCCCACCGTCTCGGCGATCTGTCCCTGGACCAGCCGGGCGAAGGTCCGGGCCTGCAGCCGGACGAACTCCGGACCCAGGTCGGCGACGAGGTCGGAGGCCCGGGCGAAGAGCAGGTCACCCACCAGGATCGCGACGGTGTTGCCCCAGCGGGCGTTGGCGCTCACCGACCCCCGCCGCAGGCCCGCCTCGTCCATGACGTCGTCGTGGTAGAGGCTCGCGACGTGGGTCAGCTCGACGACGACGGCCGCGCGCTCCACGTCGGCGTCGACGGCGGCGGGGCCCAGGTGCGAGGCCAGGACCACGAGCAGCGGACGGAAGCGCTTGCCGCCGGCCAGGATGACGTGCTGAGCCGCCTCACGCACCATCGAGCTCTCCGCCTCGGCCGCGTGGACCAGCGCTACCTCGACGCGGTCGAGCTGGTCGCGGACCGCGGTCTCGAAGACCGGGTCACGCGTCTGGCTGGCGAGCACGTCACTCCTTCAGTGGCGCCGGCGTGGCCTCCGGGCGCCCTCCAGCGTATCGGCTGCCTCAACGCCGGTCAGCGGATGAACTCGCTCGCCTGCTGGGCCATGGTCAGCAGCGGCCCGGGGTAGATCCCGAAGACCACCGTGGCCGCGACGCCGACCCCGACCGCGGCCAGCGTGGTCCAGCCCGGCCGGACGACCTCGGCCGGCCGTGCGGCGTTCTCCTCCGGGTCGGTGAAGAACATCAGCACGATCACGCGGATGTAGAAGAAGGCGGCGACGACGCTGATGACCACCGCGACGACGACGAGCCAGTGCAGCCCGCCGCTCCACGCGGCGGCGAACACCGACCACTTGCCGATGAAGCCGCTGGTGAGCGGGATCCCGGCGAAGCTGAGGAGGAAGACGGAGAAGACGAGCGCGGCGAGCGGTGACCGGCGGCCGAGGCCCACCCAGCTCGACAGCTGGGTCGCCTCACCGGTCGAGTCGCGGACCATCGTCACCAGCGCGAAGGCGCCGATCGTGGCGGCCCCGTACGCGACGAGGTAGAACATCACCGACGAGACGCTGGTCAGCGACCCTTCGCGAGCGCCGGTGACGGCCTGGGACGCCCCCACGAACGCCGTGAGGATGAAGCCCGCGTGCGCGATCGAGCTGTAGGCGAGCATCCGCTTCACGTCGGTCTGGGTGATCGCCAGGATCGACCCGACGGCCATCGTGGCGACGGCGACGGCGGCCATCAGCGGCTGCCAGTCCCAGCGGTCCGCGCCCAGGCCCACGTAGAAGACCCGCATGAGTGCGCCGATGGCGGCGATCTTGGTGCAGGAGGCCATGAACGCGGTGACCGGCGTCGGCGCCCCGGTGTAGACGTCCGGGGTCCAGGAGTGGAACGGCACCGCGCCGAACTTGAACAGCAGCCCCACCGCGATCAGTCCCATGCCGGCCAGCAGCAGCCCGGTCCCCTGCGGCCCGGTGCCCGAGACGCCGTTGCGGATGGCGTCGTCGATCCCCGACAGCAGGAACGAGCCGGAGTAGCCGTAGAGCAGCGCCATCCCGTACAGGAAGAAGGCGGACGACAGCGCGCCGAGCAGGAAGTACTTGAGCGCCGCCTCCTGGGAGAGCAGCCGGCGCCGGCGGGCCAGCCCGCAGAGCAGGTAGAGCGGCAGCGAGAGGATCTCGAGCGCGACGAACATGGTGATCAGGTCGTTCGACGCGGGGAAGAGCATCATCCCCGAGAGCGCGAACAGCGCCAGCGGGAGGACCTCGGTGTGCTCGCGCCGGGCCTCGATCGCCTCCCGCTCGTCGAGCGTCCCGGGCACGGCGGCAGCCATCGGCGCGAAGGCGCTGACGCCGGCCGTCACCTTGCGCTCGGCGAACATGCCGAACGAGACCGCGCCGAAGACGAGCAGGATCGTCCAGATGAAGGACGTCGGCCCGTCGACCGCGACCGACGCGACGCCCACGACGACGCCACCCCCGCCGGCGGACCAGTTCAGGACCGTGATGACGAGCGCGACGACCACTGCGACGAGCGCGATGACGATCTGGGCCGCCCGGCGCAGGTCGCGCGGGACGACGGCCTCGGCGAGCACCCCCACGCAGGCGGCGGCGAAGACGACGATGAACGGCAGCAGGAACGCGTAGCCGATCGTCGGTGCGGCGATGGTGCCCATCAGCGGGTTCCTCCCACGAGCGGGGCGGGGTCGCTGACGCCCACCGAGGTCTGGAGCAGCGCGGTCGACGGCTCGATCAGCGCGAGCACCGGCTTCGGGTACACCCCGAGCACGAGGATCAGCACGACCAGCGGCGCGATGGCCAGCCGTTCGCGGGTGCTCACCTCGGTCACGGTCGCGGCCACCGCCGGAGCGACCGGCCCGGTCATCGTCCGCTGGTAGGTCACGAGGATGTAGAGCGCGGCCAGCACGATCGCCAGGGTGGCGACCCCCGCGTACACGGGGTGCTTGCCGAACGTGCCGGCCAGCACCATGAACTCCGACACGAAGCTCGACAGACCCGGCAGCGACAGCGTCGACAGCCCGGCGAAGAGCAGCAGCCCGGCGGCGACCGGCGCCACCTTCTGCACCCCGCCGAAGTCGGCGATGTCGGCCGACCCACGCCGCTTGACCAGGTAGCCGGCGACCAGGAACAGCGCCGCCGTGGAGAGCCCGTGGTTGAGCATGTAGAACGTCGAGCCGGTGAGCGTCTGGCGGGTCAGCACGAAGATGCCCAGCACGATGAAGCCGAAGTGGCTGATCGAGGTGTAGGCGACGAACCGCATCAGGTTCTTGGAGCCGATGGCCAGGACCGCGCCGTAGACGATCGACAGCACCGCGAGCACGATCACCACCGGGGTGGCCCACTGGCTCGCCTCGGGGAAGAGGCCGAGGCAGAACCGGATCATCCCGAAGGTGCCGATCTTGTCCATGATCCCGACCATCATCGTGGCGCCGCCGGGGCTCGACTGCTCGGCCGCGTCGGGCAGCCAGGTGTGCAGCGGGACCAGCGGGGCCTTGATCGCGAAGGCGAACATGAAGCCGATGAACAGCCAGCGCTCCTGGCCCGTCCCGAGGGTCAGCCCGCTGAGGTCGGACAGCAGGTAGCTCGGCGTGCCGACCTGGGCGGAGGCGACGTAGAGCCCGATGACCGAGGCCAGCATCACGAAGCCACCGAGCAGGCCGAAGATCAGGAACTTGGCCGCGGCCTTCGAGCGGCGGGCGCCGGGGCCGAAGCCGCCGATGAGGAAGTACATCGGGACGAGGACGACCTCGAAGAACACGTAGAACAGGAAGACGTCGGTGGCCAGGAAGAGGTAGAGCGCGCAGGTCTGCACGGCCAGAACGAGGGCGAAGAAGACCTTGCTGTCGTAGCGGGCGGGCTCACCGGCCGGCCGTACGGTCCCGGGCGCCGGGACGCGGTCGTAGTCGCCCCAGGTGGCCAGGACGACGACGGGCGTCACGATCGAGGCGAGCAGCACGAGCGTCGCGCCGATGCCGTCGAGGCCCAGGGCGTAGTGCGCGCCGAGCGGGCCGATCCAGACGACGTCCTCGCTCAGCTCCATCCCGCCGCCGCCGCGGAGGCCGACGGTCAGCACGACGGCGAGCACGACCGTGACGAGCGAGGTGGCGAGCGCGACGACCTTGGCGGCGCCGCTGCGTCCGAGCAGCACGACGACCGCACCGAGCGCCGGCAGCAGGGCCAGGACGGTGAGCCAGGGGACTCCGGAGGTGGTGTTCATGCGTCCTTCCTCAGCCCAGCCGGCCGAGCAGGATGATGGCGCCGACGACGGCCGCGCCGGCGGTCATGGTGAGGGCGTACGAGCGGACGAAGCCGTTCTGCACGCGCCGCAGCCGTTCGGAGAAGCCGCTGATCACCGTGCCGGTGCCGTTCGCGACTCCGTCGACCACGCCCGCGTCGAAGCGGGTGATGTCACTGGTCATCCGGATGCCCGGGCGCATGAAGACCGCCTCGTTGAAGGCGTCGCCGTAGAGGTCGCGCCGACCGGCCCGGACGAAGGGCGAGCGGGTCGCGGGCTGCACGTCGGCGATCGCCTTCTGCGGCCCGAAGAAGACGAAGCTGACGGCGATGCCGGCCACCACGACGGCCATGGTCACGAAGCCGATCACCGTCGGGTGGATGAGGCCCTCGGTCTCGGCCTCGCCCTGCACCGCCGGGTTCAGCCACTCGGCGATCCAGCCGTTGAGGACGAGCCCGCCCACGACGGACGCGGCACCGAGGACGATCAACGGGATCGTCATCGTCAGCGGCGACTCGTGCGGGTGCACGTTCTTGCGCCACCGCTTGTCCCCGGCGAAGGTCATCAGCATCAGCCGCGTCATGTAGAACGCGGTCACGCCGGCCCCGATCAGCGCACAGGTGCCGGCGACCGGGCTCGCGTGGAACGCGGCCTCGATGATGTGGTCCTTGGAGTAGAAGCCGGCGAAGAACGGGAAGCCGATGATCGCCAGGTAGCCCGCGGCGAACGTGACGAAGGTGATCGGCAGCGCCCGCGCCAGCGCGCCGTAGTGGCGCATGTCGACGTCGTCGTCCATCGCGTGCATGACCGAGCCGGCGCCCAGGAACATGTTCGCCTTGAAGAAGCCGTGCGTGAGCAGGTGGAAGATCGCGAAGGCGTACCCCGCCGGGCCGATCCCGGCGGCCAGCATCATGTAGCCGATCTGGCTCATCGTGGAGCCGGCCAGCACCTTCTTGATGTCGTCCTTGGCGCAGCCGATCCAGGCGCCGAAGAGCAGGGTCACGGTCCCGACGATCACGACCACCTCGCTCGCGACGGGGGCGTGGAGGAAGATCGCGTGGCTGCGGACGACGAGGTAGACGCCCGCCGTGACCATGGTGGCCGCGTGGATCAGGGCCGACACCGGGGTCGGGCCCTCCATCGCGTCGAGGAGCCAGGACTGGAGCGGGACCTGCGCCGACTTGCCGCAGGCACCGAGCAGGAGCAGCAGCCCGAGCAGGGTGGCGAGCGGCACGCTCAGCCCGCCGATGCCGGCGTTCACGTCGACGAAGGCCGACGAGCCGAAGGCGGCGAGCATCAGCATCACGGCCAGCGACATCCCCATGTCGCCGACGCGGTTGACCACGAACGCCTTCTTGGCCGCCGTCGCCGCGCTCGGGCGCTCCTGCCAGAAGCCGATGAGCAGGTACGACGCGAGCCCGACGCCCTCCCAGCCGACGAACAGCACGAGGTAGTTGTCGGCGAGGACCAGCAGCAGCATCGAGGCGATGAAGAGGTTCAGGAACCCGAAGAACCGCCGGCGCCGCGGGTCGTGCGCCATGTAACCGATCGAGTAGACGTGGATCAGGCTGCCGACGCCGGTGATCAGGAGCACGAAGACGATCGAGAGCTGGTCGAGCTGGAGCCCGACGCGGATGTTCCAGGCGCCCGAGGTGATCCAGTCGTACAGCGGCACGCTCACCGAGCGCTGCGACTCCTCGCGGCCGAGCAGCTGCACGAAGTAGCAGAGCCCGATCGCGAACGACACGATCGGCGCCAGGGTGCCGAGGAAGTGGCCCCAGCGGTCGCCGGCCCTCCCGATCAGCAGGAGCACGGCGGCGCTGGCGGCCGGCACGGCGATCAGCAGCCAGGCCAGGGTGAAGAAGCCCGTCCCCAGGACGGGCGTCACGGTTTCCATCGGGGTGCTCTGCCTTTCAGAACTTCAGCAGGTTGGCGTCGTCGATGGAGGCCGACCGCCGGGTCCGGAAGATGGTCACGATGATCGCCAGGCCGACCACGACCTCGGCGGCGGCCACCACCATGACGAAGAAGGCCGCGATCTGGCCGTCCAACGCGCCGTTCTTGTGCGAGAAGGCGACGAGGGCGAGGTTCGAGGCGTTGAGCATCAGCTCGACGCACATGAAGGCGACGATCGCGTTGCGCCGGGTCATGAACCCGATCGTGCCGATCGCGAAGAGGATCGCCGACAGGACGATGTAGTGGTCGGTCATGCTGCGTCCCCCGTCACTCCGTGCCTCCGTCGGGCTCGGCCCCGGGGCCCGGGGTGTCGCCCCGATGACCCCCGTGCTTCTGGTCCTCGATCGGCAGCAGGTCCGCCCGTCGGGTCAGGGCCGCACCGGGCTTCGTCACCTGCGGCAGCTCGCCGTCGGCCTGGAGCTCGGCGATCGTGCGCTGGATCGGGCGTACGAGGTCGCGCCGGTCCGGCTGGCCGCTGCGGTTGCGCAGCGTGGCCGAGACCGAGAGCTCGCTCAGGGTGCCGTCGGGGAGCATCGCCGGGGTGTCGACCGCGTTGTGCCGGGCGTAGACGCCGGGCGTCGGCAGCGGGCCCGGGTGCTGGCCGGTCTCGGCGTAGCGGCGCATCCGCTCCCCCACCAGGTCGCCCTGGGTCTTGCGCTTGGTGAGGCGCTCACGGTGCGCCAGCACCATCGCACCGACCGCGGCGGTGATGAGCAGCGCGGAGGTCGCCTCGAAGGCGATGACGTACTTGGTGAAGATCAGGTTGGCCAGGCCCTGGACGTTCCCGCCGTACGCGGCGTTGTCCGCCCGCAGCCCGATGTCGGGACCCACGACGGCACGGCCGACGGCGAGGACCAGCAGCAGGCCGAAGCCCACGCCGGCCAGGACGGCGAGCGGACGCTGGCCGCGGATCGTCTCCACCAGCGAGTCCGCGGCGTCGACGCCGACGAGCATGAGGACGAAGAGGAAGAGCATGAGGATGGCGCCGGTGTAGACGATGATCTGCACGGCGAACAGGAACGGGGCGTCCAGCGCCGCGTACTGCACGGCCAGCGAGATCATCACCGCGGCCAGGCAGAGCGCGGAGTGCACCGGCTTGCGGGCCAGGATCATGCCGAGCGCACCCAGCACCATGACCGGCGCGAGCAGCCAGAAGGCGATGGCGGGGCCCATCAGAGGATCCCGCCGTTGCTCGTGTTCGGCTGGACGGAGCTGGTGCGGTCCTGCGGGTTCGGCCGGCCGCCCTGGTGCTTGCGCTTGTTCTCGTAGCCGGCGTTGACCGGCTCGGGGACGAAGCCGCTGATGTCACCCGCCCGGTCGTCGGGCGTGCCCATCGCGGGCAGGCCCATGAAGTAGACCTGCTCGTCGTCGCCGAGACGGCGCGGGTGCGGCGGCTGCTCCATGCCGGGCAGCAGCGGCCCGAGGAGGTCGTCCTTGTCGTAGATCAGGTCGGAACGGTTGTCGTTCGCCAGCTCGAACTCGTTGGTCATCGTGAGCGCCCGGGTCGGGCACGCCTCGATGCACAGCCCGCACAGGATGCAGCGCAGGTAGTTGATCTGGTAGACGCGGCCGTAGCGCTCGCCCGGCGAGAAGCGTTCCTCGTCGGTGTTCTGGGCGCCCTCCACGTAGATCGCATCCGCCGGGCAGGCCCAGGCGCACAGCTCGCAGCCGACGCACTTCTCGAGCCCGTCGGGCCAGCGGTTGAGCTGGTGCCGGCCGTGGAACCGCGGCGCGGTCACCTTGGGCTTGTTCGGGTACTCCTCGGTGAAGGTCTTGCGGAACATCGTCTTGAACGTGACGCCGAAACCGGCGACCGGGTCGAACAGACCCATCAGGAACGCCCTCTCTCGTACGTGTCGTCCGGATCGCGCTGGTACTCGGGCCCGTCGGCGTCGGTCGTCGAGCCGTCGGGTGAGGGCACAAGCCGTGCGAGCTCCGGCAGCACCTCGTCGCCCTGCGGCGGGACCGGAAAGCCGCCGGCGAAGGCGTCGAACTCCTCGGGCGCGGTCGGCGGCTCCTCCTCCTCCTCGCCCTTGGTGAAGAAGGTCGCCACGAGCAGCACCACGACGACCACGCCGAGCGCGCCCAGCAGCACGCCGCGGTTCACCCGCAGAGCCGCGATCAGGACGATCCAGACCAGGGAGATCGGGATGAGCCACTTCCAGCCGAAGCGCATGAACTGGTCGTAGCGCAGCCGGGGCAGGGTGCCGCGCAGCCAGACGAAGACGAACAGCAGCACCAGCATCTTGACCAGGAACCAGATGATGCCGAGGTAGCCGGCGTCGGCGCCGGGGATCAGGTTGAACGGGAAGATCGCGTGCCAGCCGCCGAGGAAGAGGGTCGTCGCGAGCGCCGAGACCGTGATCATGTTCATGTACTCGGCCATGAAGAACATGGCGAAGCGCATCGAGGAGTACTCGGTGTGGAAGCCGCCGACGAGCTCGCCCTCGGCCTCCGGCAGGTCGAAGGGGGCCCTGTTCGTCTCGCCCACCATCGAGATCAGGTAGATCACGAAGGACGGCAGCAGCTGCAGGCAGAACCAGATCGGGTACTGATGGCCGAAGATCTCCACGCGCGGGACGGCCTGCGCCGCGACGATCTCCGAGGTCGACAGCGAGCCCGCGTAGAGGAACACCCCGACCAGCGCCAGGCCCATCGCGACCTCGTAGCTGATCACCTGCGCGCTCGAGCGCAGGGAGCCGAGGAGCGCGTACGTGGAGCCCGACGACCAGCCCGCGAGCACGATGCCGTACACGCCGACCGAGGCGAGGGCGACGATGAACAGCACCGAGACCGGCAGGTCGGTGACCTGCAGGGGCGTCGTGATGTTGGTGAACGGGACCTTGACCTCGCCGGCGATCGGAATCACCGAGATGGCCACGACGGCCGGGATCGCGGAGACGAACGGCGCGATCATGAAGACGACCTTCTCGGCGGCCTTCGGGGTGAAGTCCTCCTTGAACATCAGCTTCATGCCGTCGGCGAGCGACTGCAGGGAACCGAAGGGGCCGTTCATGGTCGGGCCCTTGCGGTGCTGCATCAGGCCGACGACCTTGCGCTCGTACACGATCGTGAAGAGCGTCAGGACCATCAGCAGCACGAAGGCGAACAGGGCCTTGATCAGCACGACCCACCACAGGTCGTTGAAGAAGGGGGTCAGGTCGAGCGCGGTCATGCGGTGGCCTCTGCTTCCTGCACGGGTCGGAGGACACGCACCTGCACGAGGTCGCCGGGCAGCAGGGCGAGGTGCTCGCCGACCCCGAGACCCGGTGCCCGGGCCGGGAGCCAGACGACCCCGTCGACCATGCTCGACTCCACGAGCAGCGGCAGCGCGAGCTCACCCCGGTCGTTCGTGAGGACGACGTCGGCACCGGCGACGCCGTCGGGGCCGGTCTCGATCCCGTACGTCGCCGCGGTCGTCGGGCTGAGCCGCGCGACGGGCGGCCGGGCCGTGGCCGCCAGGTACGGGTCCCCGGCCAGCGCGTGGCTGTCGTCGAGCAGCATCCGCCAGGTGGCCAGGACCAGCTGGTCGCCGCGGGCGGCGGCGGGCTCGCCGGGACCGAAGGCGGGCGCCGGCGCCGGGCTGCCGTCCCAGGGACCGAGCTCGTCGAGCTCGGCCAGGGCGGCGGCCGGGGTCCGGAAGCCGAGCGGCTTGCCGAGGGCGTCGGCCAGGGCGGCGAGCACCCGGAGGTCGGACATGGCGTTCGGGGACTCGAGCACGGCCGGGAACGAGCGGCGACGGCCCTCCCAGTCGACGAACGTGCCCGCGCGCTCGGCCATCAGCGACACCGGGAGCACGACGTCGGCGCGCTCGGTGACCGACGACGCCCGCGTCTCCAGGCTGACGACGAAGCCGACGCGCTCGAGGCCGTCGAGCGCGGCGGCCGGGTCGGCCAGGTCGAACGGGTCGACCCCGCCGACGACCAGCGCCGCGAGCTCGGCGTCCGCGGCGGAGACGAGCATCTCGTCGCCGTCGGTGCCCTCGTCCCGCGGCAGGGAGCCGATGCCCCAGGTGGAGGCGACGTCCACGCGGGCCGACGGGTCGGCCACCGGACGGCCGCCGGGCAGCAGGGTCGGCAGGCAGCCGGCCTCGACCGCACCGCGGTCGCCGGCCCGACGCGGGACCCAGGCCAGCCGGGCGCCGGTGCGCTCGGCCAGGCGCAGGACCGCGCTCAGGGTGCCGGACAAGGCGGCGGCACGTTCGCCGACGAGGATGACGGAGCCGGAGTCCAGCTCTACCCCGGTGGCGCTGCTCCAGGCGTCCAGCCAGGCCGCCTCGGCGCCGGGGACGGTCGGGACGAGCGTCGAGCCGGCCTTGACGGCCCCCCGGGTGCGGTAGGGCGCGAGGGTCGCCGAGACGAGGCCGCGCTTGCGGTTCGCCTTGCGCAGGCGCAGGAAGATCGCGCCCGCCTCCTCCTCGGGCTCCAGGCAGACGAGCAGCACCGACGAGGCGGTCTCGAGGTCGCCGTACGTGACGCCGCACCCCGAGCCGGCGACGACGGCGGCCAGGAAGTCGGCCTCCTCGGCGCTGTGCGGACGGGAGCGGAAGTCGATCGAGTTCGTGCCGAGGACGCCGCGGGCCAGCTTGCTGTAGGCGTACGCGTCCTCGAGCGTCAGCCGGCCGCCGGTCAGGACGCCGATCCGGTTGCCGTGCTGGCCTGCGCCGGCGGCCAGCAGGCCCTCGGCGGCGACGTCGAGGGCCTCGGGCCAGGACGCGGGCCGCAGCACGCCGTCCTCGCGGACCAGCGGGCGGGTGAGGCGGTCGTCGCCGCGGCCGTACGCGAAGGCGAAGCGGTCCTTGTCGGTGATCCACTCCTCGTTGACCTCGGGGTCGTCGCCCGAGAGCCGCCGCATGACCTTGCCGCGGCGGTGGTCGACACGGATCGCCGAGCCGCAGGCGTCGTGCTCGGCGACCGACGGCGTCGAGACGAGGTCGTACGGTCGGGCGCGGAAGCGGTACTCCGCGCTGGTCAGCGCCCCGACCGGGCAGATCTGGATCGTGTTGCCCGAGAAGTAGGACTGGAACGGCTCGCGCTCGTAGATGCCGACCTGCTGCAGCGCCCCGCGCTCGATCAGCGAGATGAACGGGTCGCCGGCGACCTGCTCGGAGAAACGGGTGCAGCGCGCGCAGAGGACGCAGCGCTCGCGGTCGAGCAGCACGTTCGGCGAGATCGCGACGGGCTTGGGGTAGGTCCGCTTGACGTCGGTGAAGCGGCTCTCGCCGTAGCCGTTGCTCATGGCCTGGTTCTGCAGCGGGCACTCCCCGCCCTTGTCGCAGATCGGGCAGTCGAGCGGGTGGTTGACGAGCAGGAACTCCATGTTCCCGTGCTGCGCCTTGTCGGCGACCGGCGAGGTCACCTGCGTCTTGACGACCATGCCAGCTGCGACCTCGAGCGTGCAGGAGGCCTGCGGCTTGGGGATGCCGCGGCCGTTCCCGGCGTCGGGCACCTCGACGAGGCACTGGCGGCAGGCGCCGACCGGGTCGAGCAGCGGGTGGTCGCAGAAGCGCGGGATCGCGACGCCGATGAGCTCGGCCGCGCGGATCACGAGCGTGCCCTTGGGCACGGAGACCTCGACGTCGTCGATGGTGAGCGTGATGAGGTCCTCGCGCTGGGCGAGCTCGCCCCCGCTGGTGGAGCCTGCCGGCGGCTTGGCGGTGACGGTCATGCCGGGACCCCCTCGCGCACGAGGACCGTGCTGCGCTCGTACGGGAACAGCTCCCAGGCCGGGGTGTGCATCCCGGCCTCGAACTCGCTGCGGAAGTACTTGATCGCCGAGCTGATGGGCGAGGTCGCCCCGTCGCCAAGGGCGCAGAACGAGCGGCCGAGGATGTTCTCGCAGAGGTCGAGCAGCTTGTCGATGTCGCCCTCCTCGCCCTGGCCCGCCTCGAGGCGGTGCAGGATCTGCACCAGCCACCAGGTGCCCTCGCGGCAGGGCGTGCACTTGCCGCAGGACTCGTGCTTGTAGAACTCGGTCCAGCGCAGCACGACCCGGACGACCGACGTCGTCTCGTCGAAGCACTGCAGCGCCTTGGTGCCGAGCATCGACTTCTGCGCGGCCACGCCCTCGTAGTCGAGCGGGACGTCGAGGTGCTCGGGCGTCAGCATCGGCGTCGACGAGCCGCCCGGCGTCCAGAACTTCAGCTCGTGGCCCGCGCGGATGCCGCCGGCCAGGCCGAGCAGCTCGCGCAGCGTGATGCCCAGGGGCGCCTCGAACTGCCCGGCGTTGGTCACGTGGCCCGAGAGCGAGTAGATCGTCATGCCCTTGGACTTCTCGGTGCCCATCGAGGAGAACCAGGCCGCGCCGTTGCGGATGATGCTCGGCACGGACGCGATCGACTCGACGTTGTTGATCACGGTCGGGCTCGCGTAGAGGCCGGCGACCGCGGGGAACGGCGGGCGCAGCCGCGGCTGGCCCCGACGCCCCTCGAGGGAGTCGAGCAGCGCGGTCTCCTCGCCGCAGATGTACGCGCCCGCTCCGGCGTGGACGATGATCTCGAGGTCGTAGCCGGTGCCGAGCACGTTGGGCCCGCAGTAGCCGGCGGAGTACGCCTCGCGCACCGCCTGCTGGAGGCGGCGCACGACGTGCAGCACCTCGCCGCGGACGTAGATGAACGCCGTGCTCGCGCGGATCGCGTACGCCGAGATGATCACGCCCTCGACGAGGGTGTGGGGCGAGGCCATCATCAGCGGGATGTCCTTGCAGGTGCCCGGCTCGGACTCGTCCGCGTTGACCACGAGGTACTTGGGCTTCGGGTTGTCCTGCGGGATGAAGGACCACTTCATCCCGGTCGGGAAACCGGCGCCCCCGCGGCCGCGCAGACCCGAGTCCTTGACCACGGAGACGACCTCGGACGGCTCCATCCGCAGCGCCGTGCGCAGCGCCTCGTAGCCGCCGCGGCGCTCGTAGTTGCCGATCTTCCAGGCGCGGTCGTCGCCCCAGTTCGCGGTGAGGACGGGCGTGAGCACGCTGGCCGTCCGCTGCATCTCCTCGGTCACGAGGTCTCCTCGTCCTGGTCGCTACGGAAGTCGGCGGGGTCGGGCGCGCTCCAGCCGTTCTCGGCGGCGATCCGGAGGCCCAGCCGGGAGGTCGGTCCGGACGTGGGGCCCTCGTCGGCGCGCCCGTCCGGGAACCCGGCGAGCACCCGCTCGGCCTGCTGCCAGCTCACGACGCGGGCGCCGCGGGTCGGGGTGACCTCGTCGCCGGCGCGCAGGGCGTCGACGACCTCGCAGGCGCGCTGCGGCGTGGTCCGGTCGAAGAACTCCCAGTTGACCATCATCACCGGGGCCATGTCGCAGGCCGCGTTGCACTCGAGGTGCTCGAGCGTGACCATCCCGTCGTCGGTGGTCTCGTCGTTGCCGACCCCGAGGTGGCTCTGCAGCCGGGAGAAGACCTCGTCGCCGCCGAGCACCGCGCAGAGCGCCGTGGTGCAGACGCCGACGTGGTACTTCCCGACCGGCTTGCGCTTGTACATCGTGTAGAAGGTCGCGACCCCCGAGACGTCGGCGGTCGACAGCCCGAGCAGGTCGGCGCAGGCCTCGATCCCGGCCGGCGTCACCCGCCCCTCGACGCTCTGCA
This DNA window, taken from Microlunatus antarcticus, encodes the following:
- the nuoI gene encoding NADH-quinone oxidoreductase subunit NuoI, coding for MGLFDPVAGFGVTFKTMFRKTFTEEYPNKPKVTAPRFHGRHQLNRWPDGLEKCVGCELCAWACPADAIYVEGAQNTDEERFSPGERYGRVYQINYLRCILCGLCIEACPTRALTMTNEFELANDNRSDLIYDKDDLLGPLLPGMEQPPHPRRLGDDEQVYFMGLPAMGTPDDRAGDISGFVPEPVNAGYENKRKHQGGRPNPQDRTSSVQPNTSNGGIL
- the nuoH gene encoding NADH-quinone oxidoreductase subunit NuoH, which produces MTALDLTPFFNDLWWVVLIKALFAFVLLMVLTLFTIVYERKVVGLMQHRKGPTMNGPFGSLQSLADGMKLMFKEDFTPKAAEKVVFMIAPFVSAIPAVVAISVIPIAGEVKVPFTNITTPLQVTDLPVSVLFIVALASVGVYGIVLAGWSSGSTYALLGSLRSSAQVISYEVAMGLALVGVFLYAGSLSTSEIVAAQAVPRVEIFGHQYPIWFCLQLLPSFVIYLISMVGETNRAPFDLPEAEGELVGGFHTEYSSMRFAMFFMAEYMNMITVSALATTLFLGGWHAIFPFNLIPGADAGYLGIIWFLVKMLVLLFVFVWLRGTLPRLRYDQFMRFGWKWLIPISLVWIVLIAALRVNRGVLLGALGVVVVVLLVATFFTKGEEEEEPPTAPEEFDAFAGGFPVPPQGDEVLPELARLVPSPDGSTTDADGPEYQRDPDDTYERGRS
- a CDS encoding NADH-quinone oxidoreductase subunit G, which encodes MTVTAKPPAGSTSGGELAQREDLITLTIDDVEVSVPKGTLVIRAAELIGVAIPRFCDHPLLDPVGACRQCLVEVPDAGNGRGIPKPQASCTLEVAAGMVVKTQVTSPVADKAQHGNMEFLLVNHPLDCPICDKGGECPLQNQAMSNGYGESRFTDVKRTYPKPVAISPNVLLDRERCVLCARCTRFSEQVAGDPFISLIERGALQQVGIYEREPFQSYFSGNTIQICPVGALTSAEYRFRARPYDLVSTPSVAEHDACGSAIRVDHRRGKVMRRLSGDDPEVNEEWITDKDRFAFAYGRGDDRLTRPLVREDGVLRPASWPEALDVAAEGLLAAGAGQHGNRIGVLTGGRLTLEDAYAYSKLARGVLGTNSIDFRSRPHSAEEADFLAAVVAGSGCGVTYGDLETASSVLLVCLEPEEEAGAIFLRLRKANRKRGLVSATLAPYRTRGAVKAGSTLVPTVPGAEAAWLDAWSSATGVELDSGSVILVGERAAALSGTLSAVLRLAERTGARLAWVPRRAGDRGAVEAGCLPTLLPGGRPVADPSARVDVASTWGIGSLPRDEGTDGDEMLVSAADAELAALVVGGVDPFDLADPAAALDGLERVGFVVSLETRASSVTERADVVLPVSLMAERAGTFVDWEGRRRSFPAVLESPNAMSDLRVLAALADALGKPLGFRTPAAALAELDELGPWDGSPAPAPAFGPGEPAAARGDQLVLATWRMLLDDSHALAGDPYLAATARPPVARLSPTTAATYGIETGPDGVAGADVVLTNDRGELALPLLVESSMVDGVVWLPARAPGLGVGEHLALLPGDLVQVRVLRPVQEAEATA
- the nuoF gene encoding NADH-quinone oxidoreductase subunit NuoF encodes the protein MQRTASVLTPVLTANWGDDRAWKIGNYERRGGYEALRTALRMEPSEVVSVVKDSGLRGRGGAGFPTGMKWSFIPQDNPKPKYLVVNADESEPGTCKDIPLMMASPHTLVEGVIISAYAIRASTAFIYVRGEVLHVVRRLQQAVREAYSAGYCGPNVLGTGYDLEIIVHAGAGAYICGEETALLDSLEGRRGQPRLRPPFPAVAGLYASPTVINNVESIASVPSIIRNGAAWFSSMGTEKSKGMTIYSLSGHVTNAGQFEAPLGITLRELLGLAGGIRAGHELKFWTPGGSSTPMLTPEHLDVPLDYEGVAAQKSMLGTKALQCFDETTSVVRVVLRWTEFYKHESCGKCTPCREGTWWLVQILHRLEAGQGEEGDIDKLLDLCENILGRSFCALGDGATSPISSAIKYFRSEFEAGMHTPAWELFPYERSTVLVREGVPA
- the nuoE gene encoding NADH-quinone oxidoreductase subunit NuoE, translating into MKTYFDEPSLDYEVTETLIDDGVREELLQIAARYPQPRSALLPMLHLVQSVEGRVTPAGIEACADLLGLSTADVSGVATFYTMYKRKPVGKYHVGVCTTALCAVLGGDEVFSRLQSHLGVGNDETTDDGMVTLEHLECNAACDMAPVMMVNWEFFDRTTPQRACEVVDALRAGDEVTPTRGARVVSWQQAERVLAGFPDGRADEGPTSGPTSRLGLRIAAENGWSAPDPADFRSDQDEETS